One window from the genome of Camelina sativa cultivar DH55 unplaced genomic scaffold, Cs unpScaffold00834, whole genome shotgun sequence encodes:
- the LOC104773959 gene encoding uncharacterized protein LOC104773959: MENNPPPAAGHNGHDQPNENQVPIHPPRQAPLIGAYDAPNVNGHRTGIRAPPVENNHFEIKASLINMVQGSKFHGLAMEDPLDHLDQFDRFCGTVKINGISEDAFKLRLFPFSLGDKAHIWEKNLPHNTITTWDQCKKAFLSKFFSTTRTARLRNEISSFAQKGNESFCEAWERFKGYISQCPHHGFSKESQLSTLYRGVLPKYRMLLDTTSNGNFLGQNAEQGMLLVENLAQSDGNYGEDYDRTSRDYSDMNEQHRKEIKALNDKMDKMLMANQKQVHFVHECELYQEGMKACVEGQEEVNYVGGQGYNKFNPNYRNHPNLSYRSTNVENPQDQTYPPQKPPGFPSQPNYQPKPQGNYQAKLQNYSHPQQQMNAPHPQGQVDDTTALLRQLLEGQGRGAIELATNESNAPQG, translated from the coding sequence ATGGAGAACAACCCGCCTCCAGCCGCTGGTCATAATGGACATGATCAGCCCAATGAAAACCAAGTTCCTATACATCCTCCAAGACAAGCCCCTCTCATTGGAGCCTATGATGCACCAAATGTCAATGGACATAGAACTGGAATTAGAGCTCCACCAGTTGAGAACAATCACTTTGAGATCAAGGCCAGTCTTATCAACATGGTTCAAGGATCAAAATTTCATGGTTTGGCAATGGAAGACCCTCTTGATCACTTGGATCAATTTGATAGGTTTTGTGGGACTGTTAAGATCAATGGTATCTCTGAAGATGCCTTCAAGCTGCGCCTTTTCCCCTTCTCTCTTGGTGACAAGGCTCACATTTGGGAAAAGAATCTGCCTCACAACACCATTACCACCTGGGATCAGTGTAAGAAAGCTTTCCTCTCCAAATTCTTCTCTACTACAAGAACAGCAAGGCTAAGGAATGAGATATCAAGCTTTGCTCAAAAGggaaatgagagtttttgtgaagcatgggaaagaTTCAAGGGGTATATCTCTCAGTGTCCACATCATGGTTTCTCCAAGGAGTCACAGTTGAGTACACTCTATAGAGGAGTTTTGCCTAAGTatagaatgcttcttgatacaacAAGCAATGGAAACTTCTTGGGCCAAAATGCAGAACAAGGGATGTTgctggttgagaatcttgctcaaagtgATGGGAACTATGgagaagattatgatagaacctCAAGAGATTATTCTGATATGAATGAGCAGCACAGAAAGGAGATCAAAGCATTGAATGACAAGATGGATAAGATGCTTATGGCCAATCAAAAGCAAGTTCACTTTGTCCATGAATGTGAACTTTATCAAGAAGGCATGAAAGCTTGTGTTGAAGGTCAAGAGGAAGTCAACTATGTAGGAGGCCAAGGgtataacaagttcaatccAAATTACCGCAACCACCCAAACCTCTCTTACCGCAGCACCAATGTggagaacccacaagatcagACTTATCCACCACAAAAACCACCTGGTTTTCCTTCCCAACCCAACTATCAGCCAAAACCTCAAGGAAACTACCAAGCCAAGCTTCAAAATTATTCTCACCCTCAGCAACAAATGAATGCACCACATCCTCAAGGTCAAGTAGATGACACAACTGCTTTACTTAGACAACTCCTAGAAGGACAAGGGAGAGGTGCCATTGAACTTGCCACAAATGAAAGCAATGCACCACAAGGTTGA